GCAATTCCACCACCGGCTGCGTCAGCGCCGGCACGACCGCCGTTTCCACACGCAGGAGTTCGGCCACATCCACCTCGCTCCACGTCTGACCGGTGGTCAGCAGCAGTTCCAAAGCCGCCGCCACGTCACACTCTAGATGACGCGCCGCCAGATGCAGAATTCGCAAATAAGCTAAATCGGCCCGGCGTGGCGCATACTGCCGGTCCAGCGCCTCCCACGCCTGCCGAAAGACGAGCGAGGGGAACAAATCGTCCCGATACCGGTAGCGGCGAAAGCCCCCCGGTTTGCGCAGCAAGCTGTCAATGACATGGCGGTAATTCACCTGGTGGACCTCATTGCCAATGAGCCGGGCGAAGCGGTCTACCAGTTGACCGGCGTAATAAATCTCCAACGACCACTCATGGATAACCACCGTCACCATTTTGCCGATGAGCGACGTGGGCACAGAATAAGTCTTCTCCAGCACTCGAATGAGGCTGCCCTGACTGACGCGCAGCCGCAGTTTGCTGTGGTTGGCCAGCGGCGTGGCCGACAACGGCCGCATCACCGCCAATTCTTCGCGCAATCGCATCTCGCGCCGTTTGTTGCGCTTGTCCATGATGTCAAACAAAAAGGTCTCATACACCGCCAGGCTGGCGAAATCGCGGCTGCCACGCAGCAACAACTGCTGCGCCACCGACTGTTTTAGCTTGCCGTTGCTCGATTCCACATCCCCATTCTCGTCAGACGCACCCAGATGAATCGTCTGCGGCGTCAGGCCATAGTGGGCCAGCAGCGCCAGATACTCATCGGTGTACGGCCGTTCGCGTCCCTCTTCATCACTGCGCAAGCGGCGGGTTGCCGCCGAACTGTTGTCTGTCTGGACAATTTGCGGCACATAGCCCAATTTCAGCAATGCGCTTTGTAAGCCCAGGCGCACCGCGCTCAACGATTCCGACTGCGCCACACGCCCCCATTCCCAGTTGGAATAAGGCAGGACGCTGTGGATGAGCATGTGTTTGAACGGTTGTCCCTCCAGCGTCACCTCTAGTTCGGTCATCCAGGTGCCGTCCAACTGCATCATCTCGCCTGGCTCCCGTATCTGGTCCAGACTGGCCGTTTGCTCTTGGTTCAGCGCCCGCCAGGTCGTGACACGTCGTTGCAGGGTACGCAGTTGACCCTCCTGGTATTTGCCCGGCTGCTGTTCGCACAGCCAGTCGAACAATGTCTTAGCTTCCAACTCCGGGGCCGCGGCCAGCATTTTCTCTAACATCGGCCACTCAGCAGCAAAAGCATCCGGTCGGGTCTTGTACGTCCGCGCCTTCTCTAGTTGACGGGGCAGCAAACCCGACTGCTCGTATTTGCTGACTGTTTTGCGGCTGCGCAGATTGGCTTTGGCCGCCGCCTGTTCCTGATTCTTACCCTTCTTTCGTTCACGCATAGCAATCCTCACTTGTGCGTCGGTGGCTGTCATTGCTTTACTCCTTACATAAATGTCAGGAGTTTAGCCGCAGTCACGTTGACGCCTAAATGGGCATTTCTAATTGTCGTCAGTGGGTAATTCTAATTGTCGTTGGCCGGGCGAAGTAGAGTGTCCCAAATGTGTAACCTTTCATCTGGCCGGGTTTCGGGCCACAAAGACAAGATGCCTACAGGGTGAAAATTTTTATGCTGAACTCGAGAACACTCCGTATTTTGTTGGCGAAATAGAGTGTGCCATATGTGTAAAGTGTCATGATACTGCTGGCGAATTGTTTTATCGCTCCTAAAATGACAAAAACAGCCATTTCGAGGTCCAAAATGATCGGAATTTGTTCGTTTCATCACCGATTTTTGACCTGTTTGAATTCGCCAGCAGTATCGTGTCATGTGAACAGGTATCTAATTGTGGCACATTTTCTGCCACATTCTGATTTTGAACCAAACCGTCCAAGAATTTGGCTTCGTCCTTTTCTGTTTTTCAGGCTGACCAAGGTTATGGTAGAAGGTTGGAAGAGATGGAAACAATTGAAATGAGCCAGGATATCCCCACTTGGGCAAAGCAACGTGTTCTCCCAGATGATCCCGGTTTTTTAGAAGTACGCCAGTTGCATCGTCAAGGTAGAACGCAAATCCAGTTACCCAACCTTAAAGAGCTAAAAGGCTGGTCTAAGTCTCATGGCTGGCCGACACCCATGTTTGGTTTTAAGGAATTATTTATCACCAAGCTGTTCGAAAGTAATGAGACATTTTCACTAGCGCTCAAGGAAAGCGGCATCAACATTCATATTCCCATCAAAGAACACATCCTTACAATTGAAACGCTCAAGAAATTGGATGCGTTGTATGAGGAAAGGGACGACAGTGGCCCCCTTGGAGGACGTCCTACTGGCTGGGGAACCCTGGTCAATAAGCTGCGGGAGATACGTCACCTTGTCGAAGCGGGCGTTAAGGTGAACGTTGAAGGAACCCAGACGGTTCTGACCACGTGGCAGAGCTTCTACGAGTGGGCGCACGGCCGTTACCATATGCTTGAAGATGGTTACGACAGTTGGATAGGTGATGACGTGTCGTAAAGGCCAGAGCTGTCAACGGCAATTAGAAATGCCCTGCATTGACTCAAAAAGAACCTTGCTTTGCCATTTCAACGCCAGGCATTTTCACGTGCATACTTTGTTCAAGTGTAGGATTTCGTAATTTTTGAGGATAGCCTCTCGTCCAATTAGCTGGCTATTCCACAGTTTTTGAGACAACTATTCCGCAGTTTTTGAGAATTTCCTACAGTTATGCCTTAATTTTTGAGAATAACCTACATGACTTGTTCGCCCTATCCCACAATTATTGAGAAAGCCTACAAATCTTCTACCGGCTTCCAGAGTAGCCGGTTTCCAAAATAGGCCATTCTCAAAAACTGTGAAACGGAATTCTCAAAAATTGTGGAACAGATTCTCAAAATATATGGAACAGTTCTCAAAAATTGTGGGATCCTACATCAAGAAAGGTCCCTAATTGTTACAAAACTCAACTTTATGTCAACACAATACCTTATGATAATCACCGTTAACAAAAGCTATTGACAGATTGCAGAATTTGACATAACATAACCACATGGACAGACAAAATACAGCCCTCATCCCCCAAGATGACTGGTATGC
Above is a genomic segment from Candidatus Leptovillus gracilis containing:
- a CDS encoding IS21 family transposase; protein product: MTATDAQVRIAMRERKKGKNQEQAAAKANLRSRKTVSKYEQSGLLPRQLEKARTYKTRPDAFAAEWPMLEKMLAAAPELEAKTLFDWLCEQQPGKYQEGQLRTLQRRVTTWRALNQEQTASLDQIREPGEMMQLDGTWMTELEVTLEGQPFKHMLIHSVLPYSNWEWGRVAQSESLSAVRLGLQSALLKLGYVPQIVQTDNSSAATRRLRSDEEGRERPYTDEYLALLAHYGLTPQTIHLGASDENGDVESSNGKLKQSVAQQLLLRGSRDFASLAVYETFLFDIMDKRNKRREMRLREELAVMRPLSATPLANHSKLRLRVSQGSLIRVLEKTYSVPTSLIGKMVTVVIHEWSLEIYYAGQLVDRFARLIGNEVHQVNYRHVIDSLLRKPGGFRRYRYRDDLFPSLVFRQAWEALDRQYAPRRADLAYLRILHLAARHLECDVAAALELLLTTGQTWSEVDVAELLRVETAVVPALTQPVVELRLYDQLLVGGGALSGGALSGGALSGGALSGGALSGGALSGGALGGGA